A window from Triticum aestivum cultivar Chinese Spring chromosome 6D, IWGSC CS RefSeq v2.1, whole genome shotgun sequence encodes these proteins:
- the LOC123144654 gene encoding probable bifunctional riboflavin biosynthesis protein RIBA 2, chloroplastic isoform X1, with amino-acid sequence MSSIAPSSSSIAVLRRQPVQFLGGSDVSKQAKGSVSYSFPTNSRNANMKSVGLKIAASLKKNSGFPADGCLENDDTLSLKSTSVRAQDHPTTNSVIPVDSVVAAEIISTDLSCVVDTLSNEEDDAELDLDSPTEGFSSISEAIEDIRQGKLVIVVDDESRENEGDLILAASLVTPEAMAFIVRHSTGIVCVSMKENDLERLNLPLMVSTKENEEKLCTAFTITVDAKEGTTTGVSAKDRAKTVMTLASPYSKPEDFNRPGHIFPLKYRDGGVLKRAGHTEASVDLAVLAGLPPVGVLCEIVDEDGSMARLPKLRVFAEKNNLKIVSIADLIRYRRKRDRLIERASVARLPLRWGNVRAYCYRSVIDGIEHIAMVKGEIGDGQDILVRVHSECLTGDIFGSARCDCGDQLAMSMERIEKAGRGVLVYLRGHEGRGIGLGHKLRAYNLQDEGRDTVEANEELGLPVDSREYGIGAQILRDLGVRSMKLMTNNPAKYVGLKGYGLSIVGRVPLVTPITTENQRYLETKRTKMGHVYSN; translated from the exons ATGTCTTCGATTGCGCCGTCGTCTTCGTCCATCGCCGTGCTTCGCCGCCAACC AGTGCAGTTCTTGGGAGGCAGTGATGTTTCCAAGCAGGCAAAGGGATCAGTTTCTTATTCTTTTCCCACAAATTCGAGAAATGCCAACATGAAGTCTGTGGGCTTGAAGATAGCAGCATCCTTAAAAAAGAATAGTGGATTTCCAGCTGATGGTTGCTTGGAAAATGATGACACTCTGTCACTAAAGAGCACTTCTGTGCGAGCCCAGGACCATCCAACCACAAACTCTGTTATTCCTGTGGATTCTGTTGTTGCAGCAGAAATCATATCTACTGATCTGTCATGTGTCGTGGACACATTGTCAAACGAAGAAGACGATGCTGAACTTGATCTGGATAGCCCGACCGAGGGCTTCTCATCTATTTCGGAGGCTATTGAGGACATTCGACAAGGAAAA CTTGTGATTGTCGTTGATGACGAATCAAGAGAAAATGAAGGTGATCTTATATTGGCTGCTTCTTTGGTTACCCCAGAGGCTATGGCTTTCATAGTAAGGCATAGCACAGGAATTGTGTGTGTTAGCATGAAAGAAAATGATCTGGAAAGATTGAACCTTCCTTTGATGGTTTCAACAAAGGAAAATGAGGAGAAGCTATGTACTGCTTTCACCATTACTGTG GATGCTAAAGAAGGCACAACGACTGGGGTATCTGCAAAGGATAGGGCAAAGACAGTCATGACTCTTGCATCTCCTTACTCAAAGCCTGAAGATTTCAATCGGCCTGGCCATATTTTCCCTCTGAAGTACAGAGATGGGGGTGTTCTCAAACGAGCTGGACACACTGAAGCATCTGTTGATCTTGCTGTGCTGGCTGGGTTACCTCCTGTTGGAGTACTCTGTGAGATTGTGGATGAGGATGGCTCCATGGCTCGCTTACCCAAGCTGCGCGTGTTTGCTGAAAAGAATAATTTGAAGATCGTATCGATTGCTGACTTGATTAG ATATAGGAGAAAAAGAGACAGACTAATTGAACGTGCATCTGTTGCACGCTTACCTTTGAGATGGGGCAATGTCCGTGCTTACTGCTACAGATCTGTTATTGATGGGATCGAGCATATCGCAATGGTGAAA GGTGAGATTGGAGATGGTCAAGATATTCTTGTGAGGGTCCATTCCGAGTGTCTCACAGGAGACATTTTTGGATCAGCAAGATGTGATTGTGGTGACCAGCTTGCAATGTCAATGGAGAGGATTGAGAAGGCTGGAAGGGGTGTACTAGTTTATCTTCGTGGGCATGAAGGGAGGGGCATTGGTCTGGGTCACAAGCTTCGTGCTTATAACTTACAAGACGAAGGACGTGACACTGTGGAGGCTAACGAGGAACTAGGACTGCCTGTGGACTCGAGGGAATATGGGATCGGTGCACAG ATATTACGTGATCTAGGAGTCCGTTCAATGAAGTTGATGACTAACAATCCTGCCAAATATGTTGGTCTGAAGGGTTACGGGTTGAGCATTGTTGGTAGGGTGCCCTTGGTAACTCCAATAACCACTGAGAATCAGAGATACTTGGAGACCAAAAGAACGAAAATGGGGCATGTATACTCCAATTGA
- the LOC123144654 gene encoding probable bifunctional riboflavin biosynthesis protein RIBA 2, chloroplastic isoform X2 produces the protein MKSVGLKIAASLKKNSGFPADGCLENDDTLSLKSTSVRAQDHPTTNSVIPVDSVVAAEIISTDLSCVVDTLSNEEDDAELDLDSPTEGFSSISEAIEDIRQGKLVIVVDDESRENEGDLILAASLVTPEAMAFIVRHSTGIVCVSMKENDLERLNLPLMVSTKENEEKLCTAFTITVDAKEGTTTGVSAKDRAKTVMTLASPYSKPEDFNRPGHIFPLKYRDGGVLKRAGHTEASVDLAVLAGLPPVGVLCEIVDEDGSMARLPKLRVFAEKNNLKIVSIADLIRYRRKRDRLIERASVARLPLRWGNVRAYCYRSVIDGIEHIAMVKGEIGDGQDILVRVHSECLTGDIFGSARCDCGDQLAMSMERIEKAGRGVLVYLRGHEGRGIGLGHKLRAYNLQDEGRDTVEANEELGLPVDSREYGIGAQILRDLGVRSMKLMTNNPAKYVGLKGYGLSIVGRVPLVTPITTENQRYLETKRTKMGHVYSN, from the exons ATGAAGTCTGTGGGCTTGAAGATAGCAGCATCCTTAAAAAAGAATAGTGGATTTCCAGCTGATGGTTGCTTGGAAAATGATGACACTCTGTCACTAAAGAGCACTTCTGTGCGAGCCCAGGACCATCCAACCACAAACTCTGTTATTCCTGTGGATTCTGTTGTTGCAGCAGAAATCATATCTACTGATCTGTCATGTGTCGTGGACACATTGTCAAACGAAGAAGACGATGCTGAACTTGATCTGGATAGCCCGACCGAGGGCTTCTCATCTATTTCGGAGGCTATTGAGGACATTCGACAAGGAAAA CTTGTGATTGTCGTTGATGACGAATCAAGAGAAAATGAAGGTGATCTTATATTGGCTGCTTCTTTGGTTACCCCAGAGGCTATGGCTTTCATAGTAAGGCATAGCACAGGAATTGTGTGTGTTAGCATGAAAGAAAATGATCTGGAAAGATTGAACCTTCCTTTGATGGTTTCAACAAAGGAAAATGAGGAGAAGCTATGTACTGCTTTCACCATTACTGTG GATGCTAAAGAAGGCACAACGACTGGGGTATCTGCAAAGGATAGGGCAAAGACAGTCATGACTCTTGCATCTCCTTACTCAAAGCCTGAAGATTTCAATCGGCCTGGCCATATTTTCCCTCTGAAGTACAGAGATGGGGGTGTTCTCAAACGAGCTGGACACACTGAAGCATCTGTTGATCTTGCTGTGCTGGCTGGGTTACCTCCTGTTGGAGTACTCTGTGAGATTGTGGATGAGGATGGCTCCATGGCTCGCTTACCCAAGCTGCGCGTGTTTGCTGAAAAGAATAATTTGAAGATCGTATCGATTGCTGACTTGATTAG ATATAGGAGAAAAAGAGACAGACTAATTGAACGTGCATCTGTTGCACGCTTACCTTTGAGATGGGGCAATGTCCGTGCTTACTGCTACAGATCTGTTATTGATGGGATCGAGCATATCGCAATGGTGAAA GGTGAGATTGGAGATGGTCAAGATATTCTTGTGAGGGTCCATTCCGAGTGTCTCACAGGAGACATTTTTGGATCAGCAAGATGTGATTGTGGTGACCAGCTTGCAATGTCAATGGAGAGGATTGAGAAGGCTGGAAGGGGTGTACTAGTTTATCTTCGTGGGCATGAAGGGAGGGGCATTGGTCTGGGTCACAAGCTTCGTGCTTATAACTTACAAGACGAAGGACGTGACACTGTGGAGGCTAACGAGGAACTAGGACTGCCTGTGGACTCGAGGGAATATGGGATCGGTGCACAG ATATTACGTGATCTAGGAGTCCGTTCAATGAAGTTGATGACTAACAATCCTGCCAAATATGTTGGTCTGAAGGGTTACGGGTTGAGCATTGTTGGTAGGGTGCCCTTGGTAACTCCAATAACCACTGAGAATCAGAGATACTTGGAGACCAAAAGAACGAAAATGGGGCATGTATACTCCAATTGA